A DNA window from Camelina sativa cultivar DH55 chromosome 13, Cs, whole genome shotgun sequence contains the following coding sequences:
- the LOC104736068 gene encoding GDP-mannose transporter GONST4 isoform X3 — MSSSRFDSSKQYTTTSLVIGYALCSSLLAVINKFAITYFNYPGLLTALQYLTCTFAVWLLGKLGFLHHDPFTWETAKKFLPAAIVFYLAIFTNTNLLRHANVDTFIVFRSLTPLLVAIADTIFRSQPLPSRLTFLSLIVILAGAVGYVATDSAFTLTAYSWALAYLVTITTEMVYIKHMVSHLGLNIWGYVLYNNLLSLMIAPIFWFLTGEYTEVFAAVNENRGNLFEPVAFSAVALSCVFGFLISYFGFAARNAISATAFTVTGVVNKFLTVVINVLIWDKHATPVGLVCLLFTICGGVGYQQSVALDKPVDTEKDNKKDSEKGEEDEELTPLNQGKIASVV, encoded by the exons ATGTCTTCCTCTCGATTCGATTCAAGCAAACAATACACAACCACCAGCCTCGTCATCGGCTACGCACTCTGCTCCAGCCTCCTCGCCGTCATCAACAAATTCGCAATCACCTACTTCAACTACCCTGGTCTTCTCACCGCACTCCAGTACTTAACCTGCACCTTCGCCGTCTGGCTTCTCGgcaaattagggtttctccATCACGATCCTTTCACCTGGgagactgctaagaagtttctCCCCGCAGCTATCGTCTTCTACCTCGCCATCTTCACCAACACCAACCTCCTCCGTCACGCTAATGTCGATACCTTCATCGTCTTCCGATCTCTCACCCCTCTCTTGGTCGCGATCGCTGATACTATCTTTCGTAGCCAGCCTTTGC CTTCCAGGCTTACGTTCTTGTCTCTCATCGTCATCCTCGCTGGTGCTGTTGGGTATGTTGCAACTGACTCGGCTTTTACTCTTACGGCTTATTCTTGGGCTTTGGCTTATCTCGTTACCATCACTACTGAGATGGTTTACATTAAGCATATGGTGTCGCATCTAGGATTGAACATTTGGGGATACGTTCTGTATAATAATCTCTTGTCGTTGATGATAGCTCCGATCTTTTGGTTTCTCACTGGAGAATACACCGAGGTTTTCGCCGCCGTGAATGAGAACCGGGGGAATTTGTTTGAGCCTGTTGCGTTTTCAGCTGTGGCGCTGTCTTGCGTGTTTGGTTTCCTTATCAGCTACTTTGGATTTGCTGCTAGGAATGCTATCTCTGCTACTGCTTTTACAGTCACTGGTGTTGTTAACAAGTTCTTGACTGTTGTGATCAATGTTCTGATTTGGGATAAGCACGCAACTCCTGTTGGCTtggtttgtcttctttttaCTATCTGTGGAGGTGTTGGTTATCAGCAGTCTGTGGCTTTGGATAAACCGGTGGACACCGAGAAGGATAACAAGAAGGATAGTGAGAAAGgcgaggaagatgaagagttgACGCCGTTGAATCAGGGGAAGATAGCTTCTGTTGTATGA
- the LOC104736068 gene encoding GDP-mannose transporter GONST4 isoform X2, translating to MSSSRFDSSKQYTTTSLVIGYALCSSLLAVINKFAITYFNYPGLLTALQYLTCTFAVWLLGKLGFLHHDPFTWETAKKFLPAAIVFYLAIFTNTNLLRHANVDTFIVFRSLTPLLVAIADTIFRSQPLPSRLTFLSLIVILAGAVGYVATDSAFTLTAYSWALAYLVTITTEMVYIKHMVSHLGLNIWGYVLYNNLLSLMIAPIFWFLTGEYTEVFAAVNENRGNLFEPVAFSAVALSCVFGFLISYFGFAARNAISATAFTVTGVVNKFLTVVINVLIWDKHATPVGLVCLLFTICGGVGYQQSVALDKPVDTEKDNKKDSEKGEEDEELTPLNQGKIASVV from the exons ATGTCTTCCTCTCGATTCGATTCAAGCAAACAATACACAACCACCAGCCTCGTCATCGGCTACGCACTCTGCTCCAGCCTCCTCGCCGTCATCAACAAATTCGCAATCACCTACTTCAACTACCCTGGTCTTCTCACCGCACTCCAGTACTTAACCTGCACCTTCGCCGTCTGGCTTCTCGgcaaattagggtttctccATCACGATCCTTTCACCTGGgagactgctaagaagtttctCCCCGCAGCTATCGTCTTCTACCTCGCCATCTTCACCAACACCAACCTCCTCCGTCACGCTAATGTCGATACCTTCATCGTCTTCCGATCTCTCACCCCTCTCTTGGTCGCGATCGCTGATACTATCTTTCGTAGCCAGCCTTTGCCTTCCAG GCTTACGTTCTTGTCTCTCATCGTCATCCTCGCTGGTGCTGTTGGGTATGTTGCAACTGACTCGGCTTTTACTCTTACGGCTTATTCTTGGGCTTTGGCTTATCTCGTTACCATCACTACTGAGATGGTTTACATTAAGCATATGGTGTCGCATCTAGGATTGAACATTTGGGGATACGTTCTGTATAATAATCTCTTGTCGTTGATGATAGCTCCGATCTTTTGGTTTCTCACTGGAGAATACACCGAGGTTTTCGCCGCCGTGAATGAGAACCGGGGGAATTTGTTTGAGCCTGTTGCGTTTTCAGCTGTGGCGCTGTCTTGCGTGTTTGGTTTCCTTATCAGCTACTTTGGATTTGCTGCTAGGAATGCTATCTCTGCTACTGCTTTTACAGTCACTGGTGTTGTTAACAAGTTCTTGACTGTTGTGATCAATGTTCTGATTTGGGATAAGCACGCAACTCCTGTTGGCTtggtttgtcttctttttaCTATCTGTGGAGGTGTTGGTTATCAGCAGTCTGTGGCTTTGGATAAACCGGTGGACACCGAGAAGGATAACAAGAAGGATAGTGAGAAAGgcgaggaagatgaagagttgACGCCGTTGAATCAGGGGAAGATAGCTTCTGTTGTATGA
- the LOC104736068 gene encoding GDP-mannose transporter GONST4 isoform X1 → MSSSRFDSSKQYTTTSLVIGYALCSSLLAVINKFAITYFNYPGLLTALQYLTCTFAVWLLGKLGFLHHDPFTWETAKKFLPAAIVFYLAIFTNTNLLRHANVDTFIVFRSLTPLLVAIADTIFRSQPLPSRLTFLSLIVILAGAVGYVATDSAFTLTAYSWALAYLVTITTEMVYIKHMVSHLGLNIWGYVLYNNLLSLMIAPIFWFLTGEYTEVFAAVNENRGNLFEPVAFSAVALSCVFGFLISYFGFAARNAISATAFTVTGVVNKFLTVVINVLIWDKHATPVGLVCLLFTICGGVGYQQSVALDKPVDTEKDNKKDSEKGEEDEELTPLNQGKIASVV, encoded by the coding sequence ATGTCTTCCTCTCGATTCGATTCAAGCAAACAATACACAACCACCAGCCTCGTCATCGGCTACGCACTCTGCTCCAGCCTCCTCGCCGTCATCAACAAATTCGCAATCACCTACTTCAACTACCCTGGTCTTCTCACCGCACTCCAGTACTTAACCTGCACCTTCGCCGTCTGGCTTCTCGgcaaattagggtttctccATCACGATCCTTTCACCTGGgagactgctaagaagtttctCCCCGCAGCTATCGTCTTCTACCTCGCCATCTTCACCAACACCAACCTCCTCCGTCACGCTAATGTCGATACCTTCATCGTCTTCCGATCTCTCACCCCTCTCTTGGTCGCGATCGCTGATACTATCTTTCGTAGCCAGCCTTTGCCTTCCAGGCTTACGTTCTTGTCTCTCATCGTCATCCTCGCTGGTGCTGTTGGGTATGTTGCAACTGACTCGGCTTTTACTCTTACGGCTTATTCTTGGGCTTTGGCTTATCTCGTTACCATCACTACTGAGATGGTTTACATTAAGCATATGGTGTCGCATCTAGGATTGAACATTTGGGGATACGTTCTGTATAATAATCTCTTGTCGTTGATGATAGCTCCGATCTTTTGGTTTCTCACTGGAGAATACACCGAGGTTTTCGCCGCCGTGAATGAGAACCGGGGGAATTTGTTTGAGCCTGTTGCGTTTTCAGCTGTGGCGCTGTCTTGCGTGTTTGGTTTCCTTATCAGCTACTTTGGATTTGCTGCTAGGAATGCTATCTCTGCTACTGCTTTTACAGTCACTGGTGTTGTTAACAAGTTCTTGACTGTTGTGATCAATGTTCTGATTTGGGATAAGCACGCAACTCCTGTTGGCTtggtttgtcttctttttaCTATCTGTGGAGGTGTTGGTTATCAGCAGTCTGTGGCTTTGGATAAACCGGTGGACACCGAGAAGGATAACAAGAAGGATAGTGAGAAAGgcgaggaagatgaagagttgACGCCGTTGAATCAGGGGAAGATAGCTTCTGTTGTATGA